CGGCGCGCAGCTGGCCGCGCTGAGGTCGGGTGACGTCTCACGACTGGGAGCCGCCGAGATCCGGCAGATCGTGCCGAGGGACGACCGCGGGCTCGGGATGTGCGGCAGGCTCACCACCTATCCGGTGGAGCGGGCCCGGGAGGTCGGCGGCACCGCGGGCTGACGACGCGGGTACGGCGTGGCGCGGCGATCGATCGCGTCGGTCACCACGGGGTCCGGCCGGTCGCGTCGGGGGTGCTGTTCGGCGCGTCACGGCCTCCTCGCGCGCGTCGTGACGGTCGGCCGCAGGCACGGCCGTGATACCCGCCGACGCGGCCGCGGTAGTGGGCGACGCGGCCGCGGTATCGATCCGGCGGATGCCCCGCCGGGCGGCGTCGCCCGGGCACGGCTGCTCGGCCGGACTGCGTCGACGGCTCGGCGGCGGCGTCGAGCGGCGTGCATCGGCCCGGTTCGCGGGCGTGCCCACCCGGATCGCAGACGGGCCTGCCGGGAGCCGCACCGGCGTGCCGTCGTCCGGACGTGACCCTCCTGCCGCGACAGCGGCGTGGTCGAGGGGTGCTCTGTCGGGGCCCCGACCATCCCGACGTCGAGACCGGTCGATCAGCGTCGGCGCAGGTCCCTGTCAGACCTCGCCGGCCCGGTACCGAGTGGACACCGTGGTCGTCGTCCCGGCGGCATGCCGTTCTCGACGAGTCTTCCGGCGGCCGGTCCGGCTCACCGGTCGACGGAGAGCGGCCAGCGCCCCGAGCCGGTGCCTCGGAACCTGTCGCCCGCCTTCGGCGTCGGCCGCCTCGTCGGCATCGGCGGCGGCCCGCTCGACGCGGCGTGGCCGAGGCCGCGTACGACCGGTCGGTCCCTCGGCCGCGGGGAAGCCGCAGGCAGCGGATCGGCGGGCACGGCGTGGCCGCACGACCGCGAGCGCGCCGCCCGATGCCCGGTGTCCGATGCCCGAGGACCGAGGACCGGTGTCCGAGGACCGGTGTCCGACGGCCGAACTACTGTCGACGTCTCCGAAGCGTCGGCAGGCCGCCCGTGTCCGGGGACACTCGACTCGACCTCGCCTACCCGACGAACCGGCACGGGGCTCCTGCGGGCCGAGGCCGACGACCATCCCGGGCGCGAAAGGGAGTTCTCATGCGGGCCGCACGCCTGATCTCGCTGGTCCTGCTCCTCCAGGCCAGGACCCGCATGACGGCGGGCGAGCTGGCCGCCGAGCTGGAGGTGTCGGAGCGCACGGTCTACCGCGACGTCCTGGCGTTGAACGCGGCGGGCGTGCCGATCTACGCCGAGCGCGGCGCCGCGGGCGGTTACCAGCTGCTGGGCGGCTATCACACCCGACTCACCGGGCTGAACTCCGCCGAGGCGCAGGCCCTCTTCCTCTCCGGGCTCGGCCGCACCCTGGAGGAGCTGGGGCTCGGCGCGCAGGCGGGCAGCGCACGCCGCAAGGTGTCCGCGGCGCTGCCGCCCGCCCTGCGCGCCGCCGCCGACGACGCCGCGAGCCGGTTCCTGCTCGACGCGCCCGGCTGGTTCGACGAGGCGGTCGCTCCCCCGCTGCTCACCGAGCTGGCCCGTGCCGTGTGGGAGGACCGGCGGGTGGCGACGCGGTACCGCCGAGGCGATCGCGAGGTCGCCCGGGAGCTGGCGCCGACGGCGTTGGTGCTGAAGAACGGCCGCTGGTATCTGGTGGCCGAGGTCGACGACGACCACCGGGTGTACCGGGTGGACCGGTTCGTGACCGTCGATCCGCTGCCCACGACCTTCGTCCGCGACGAGTCCTTCGATCTGGCCACGTTCTGGCGGGAGCGCTCGGCACAGTTCCTCGCCCAGATGCTCACCAGCGCGGTGACGCTGCGGGTCTCCCCTGTCGGCCGACTCGCGCTCCCCCGGATCATGGACCCCGCGTCGGCGCGACGGGCGCTGGCCGAGGCGG
This genomic stretch from Actinoalloteichus hoggarensis harbors:
- a CDS encoding helix-turn-helix transcriptional regulator, with protein sequence MRAARLISLVLLLQARTRMTAGELAAELEVSERTVYRDVLALNAAGVPIYAERGAAGGYQLLGGYHTRLTGLNSAEAQALFLSGLGRTLEELGLGAQAGSARRKVSAALPPALRAAADDAASRFLLDAPGWFDEAVAPPLLTELARAVWEDRRVATRYRRGDREVARELAPTALVLKNGRWYLVAEVDDDHRVYRVDRFVTVDPLPTTFVRDESFDLATFWRERSAQFLAQMLTSAVTLRVSPVGRLALPRIMDPASARRALAEAGEPDEQGWVILTLPVESAEIGADMLLGMGPEAEVLAPPEVRELVADAARRLSSLYSRTSPRAVSDPRPGHPRTGCSPDR